One genomic window of Coffea eugenioides isolate CCC68of chromosome 1, Ceug_1.0, whole genome shotgun sequence includes the following:
- the LOC113777379 gene encoding WD repeat-containing protein WRAP73 has protein sequence MEFTEPYKQSGPCSFSPNARFIAVAVDYRLVIRDVLTLKVVQLYSCLDKITYIEWALDSEYILCGLYKRPMIQAWSLMQPDWTCKIDEGPAGITYARWSPDSRHILTTSEFQLRLTVWSLLNTACIHVQWPKHGSKGVSFTKDGKFAAVCTRRDCKDYVNLLSCHTWEIISVFAVDTLDLADIQWSPDDSAIVIWDSSLEYKILIYSPDGRCLSKYQAYESGLGVKSVAWSPCSQFLAVGSYDQMLRVLNHLTWKVFAEFTHLSTVRAPCSAAVFKEVDEPLQLDMSELTLSDDLVPQSGDDAPETRIEVRYDVMELPINLPCQKPPADKPNPKQGIGLVSWSSDSLYICTRNDSMPTVLWIWDVQRLELAAILIQKEPVRAAAWDPICTRLILCTGSSHLYMWTPSGAYCINVPLTDFSVTDLKWNFDGSCLLLKDKEFFCCAAVPMLQESSDYSSDD, from the exons ATGGAGTTTACGGAGCCTTACAAGCAGAGCGGGCCGTGTTCTTTCTCGCCCAATGCTCGGTTTATTGCTGTCGCAGTCGATTACCGTCTCGTGATTCGCGATGTACTCACACTCAAG GTGGTGCAGCTGTATTCATGCTTGGATAAGATTACATACATTGAATGGGCTCTGGATTCTGAGTACATACTTTGTGGTCTCTACAAGAGACCAATGATACAGGCGTGGTCGTTGATGCAACCTGACTGGACGTGTAAAATAGACGAGGGGCCTGCTGGTATTACTTATGCAAGATGGAGTCCAGACAGTCGCCACATACTTACAACATCCGAATTTCAGCTCAGGTTGACTGTGTGGTCACTCTTGAACACGGCATGCATACATGTCCAGTGGCCAAAGCATGGCTCTAAGGGGGTCTCGTTCACCAAAGACGGAAAATTTGCTGCAGTTTGTACGAGGCGTGATTGCAAAGATTATGTCAATCTGCTTTCTTGCCATACGTGGGAGATAATTAGTGTCTTTGCTGTTGACACGTTGGATTTGGCAGATATTCAGTGGTCACCTGATGACAGTGCAATAGTGATATGGGATTCTTCTTTGGAGTACAAG ATTTTGATATATTCCCCAGACGGGCGTTGTCTTTCCAAATATCAAGCATATGAAAGTGGACTAGGTGTCAAAAGTGTTGCATGGTCCCCTTGTAGCCAGTTTCTAGCGGTAGGAAGTTATGATCAGATGCTGAGGGTTTTGAACCACTTGACATGGAAAGTATTTGCAGAATTTACACACCTATCGACTGTACGTGCACCTTGTTCTGCTGCTGTTTTCAAG GAGGTGGATGAGCCCTTGCAACTTGATATGTCGGAATTAACATTAAGTGATGATCTTGTGCCTCAAAGTGGTG ATGATGCTCCTGAAACACGAATTGAAGTTAGGTATGATGTGATGGAACTGCCAATCAATCTACCTTGCCAGAAACCTCCAGCAGATAAACCAAATCCCAAGCAAGGAATCG GTCTCGTATCATGGAGCAGTGACAGCCTGTACATCTGTACTCGCAATGACAGCATGCCCACTGTCCTCTGGATATGGGATGTACAGCGTCTTGAGCTTGCTGCCATCTTAATCCAAAAAGAGCCTGTTCGAGCAGCTGCCTGGGATCCAATATGCACACGATTGATTTTATGCACAGGCAGCTCCCACTTGTACATGTGGACACCTTCCGGTGCCTATTGTATAAATGTTCCTCTAACCGATTTCTCTGTAACTGACCTGAAATGGAATTTTGATGGAAGCTGTCTCCTTCTCAAGGACAAGGAATTTTTCTGCTGTGCTGCTGTGCCCATGTTACAAGAATCCAGTGATTATAGTTCAGATGATTGA
- the LOC113773385 gene encoding transmembrane protein 256 homolog, translated as MDPRLWHKIAAISGMAALGLGTYGFHAFKPKNPAYKEVWYTASLYHLVHTAALLAAPTTTRPNIFGALLTTGILAFSGTCYAVAYLEDRKYATLAPFGGFAFIGAWASLLF; from the coding sequence ATGGATCCTCGTCTCTGGCACAAAATTGCTGCCATCTCCGGTATGGCAGCGCTTGGGTTGGGAACCTACGGTTTTCATGCCTTCAAGCCCAAAAATCCTGCTTACAAAGAGGTTTGGTATACAGCATCCCTATACCATTTGGTTCATACAGCAGCCCTTCTGGCTGCTCCTACGACCACTCGCCCTAACATTTTTGGGGCACTTTTGACGACTGGAATTCTGGCTTTCTCTGGGACGTGTTATGCCGTTGCCTACCTTGAAGACAGAAAGTATGCTACCTTGGCTCCTTTTGGTGGATTCGCATTCATTGGTGCCTGGGCAAGCTTGCTGTTTTAG